In Pseudoalteromonas marina, a genomic segment contains:
- a CDS encoding flagellin — translation MKIQSASANFLNQTQQTNNKLAEQLATGKKVNTAADDAAALQIIDRLTSQQNGFSQAVSNAYDGISYTQVSEANLSGVNDAVSRIQELSIQAGNGALNDNDRAALQEEVVQLQSQISETLENASFAGKPLFDGQAVSFQVGADANTNQTVNSTDGSFASALSTIDISTQAGAQAAIDISKQANDEINAQRAELGAFQNTLASTIKGLGTQQENIAASQSRIQDTDYALAISQQVSNDILAQSSVALRGQANQSAESILGLL, via the coding sequence ATGAAAATTCAATCAGCATCAGCTAACTTTTTAAACCAAACTCAGCAAACAAATAACAAACTTGCAGAGCAACTTGCAACAGGTAAAAAAGTAAATACCGCAGCAGATGATGCAGCGGCTTTGCAAATTATTGATAGGCTTACTTCACAGCAAAATGGTTTTAGCCAAGCTGTAAGTAATGCGTATGACGGGATTTCATATACTCAAGTAAGCGAAGCTAACTTGAGTGGTGTGAATGATGCCGTTTCGCGTATTCAAGAGCTATCAATTCAAGCGGGTAACGGTGCATTGAATGACAATGATCGTGCTGCGTTGCAAGAGGAAGTCGTGCAATTGCAAAGCCAAATATCTGAAACGTTAGAAAATGCGAGTTTTGCAGGAAAGCCTTTATTTGATGGTCAAGCTGTCTCGTTTCAAGTTGGTGCAGATGCGAATACAAACCAAACGGTAAACTCTACAGATGGTAGTTTTGCCTCTGCGTTATCAACCATTGATATTTCAACCCAGGCCGGTGCTCAAGCGGCTATTGACATCAGTAAGCAAGCAAATGATGAAATAAATGCACAACGAGCTGAGTTAGGTGCATTTCAAAATACGTTGGCAAGCACAATTAAAGGGTTAGGGACGCAGCAAGAAAATATTGCAGCCAGTCAAAGCCGCATTCAAGATACCGATTACGCTCTAGCAATTTCTCAACAAGTGTCTAATGATATTTTAGCGCAATCATCAGTTGCTCTTCGTGGCCAGGCCAACCAATCTGCCGAGTCTATTTTAGGCTTACTTTAA
- a CDS encoding WbqC family protein, whose amino-acid sequence MLLSIMQPTYLPWLGYFGLINSADKFVFLDNVKLEKSDWHVRNKIKSGRQELMLTCPVSTPKGRMTATIENTQFVSANPWRRKHLKSIAESYAKAPFYSSLFPLLDSIYKDESITFLAQMNIKIIRALMDYMNITTSTFIASELEDVSGVKDARLVSICNELECNNYLSPVGAQAYIEKESPGGALVKNDIEVFYQNFTHPKYPQVKGEFISHLSVIDCLFNIGPVETVKLINTYTGTHTHYQSLSV is encoded by the coding sequence ATGTTATTGAGCATAATGCAGCCTACTTACTTACCCTGGTTAGGTTATTTTGGCTTAATTAATAGCGCCGATAAATTTGTATTTTTAGACAATGTAAAGCTTGAAAAAAGTGATTGGCACGTTAGAAATAAAATTAAGTCAGGCAGACAAGAACTTATGCTGACTTGTCCGGTAAGTACCCCAAAAGGAAGGATGACAGCAACAATTGAAAATACTCAATTTGTTAGTGCAAATCCTTGGCGAAGAAAGCATCTTAAAAGCATTGCTGAAAGCTACGCAAAAGCACCGTTTTATAGTTCGTTATTTCCACTTTTAGATTCTATTTATAAAGACGAAAGCATTACTTTTTTGGCTCAAATGAATATTAAAATTATAAGAGCATTAATGGACTATATGAATATAACGACTTCGACATTTATTGCTTCAGAGCTTGAAGACGTGTCTGGTGTTAAAGATGCTCGGCTAGTATCTATTTGTAATGAGTTAGAATGTAATAATTATTTGTCACCAGTGGGCGCGCAAGCTTACATTGAAAAAGAGTCCCCAGGCGGGGCATTAGTTAAAAATGATATTGAAGTTTTTTATCAAAACTTTACCCATCCAAAATACCCACAAGTTAAGGGGGAATTTATTTCTCATCTTAGTGTGATCGATTGCTTATTTAACATTGGGCCCGTTGAAACGGTTAAATTAATTAACACATATACAGGCACACATACTCACTACCAATCGTTATCAGTTTAA
- a CDS encoding aldo/keto reductase yields the protein MKLALGTVQFGVDYGISNTLGKTHRKEIKKILNLAKSENITTIDTASAYGNAEAELGQCSLSPFNIVSKIPPIPDLTNVDDFITKTVKQSLCDLNCDALYGLLLHRFEDFNQFPVALDCLKQLKADNKVKKVGVSLYSPHQLSDDVLTFADLIQLPLNILDQRFVLSNSLKQLKAANVEIHTRSAFLQGLLLMHSGTHPDYFKPIAPLLEKLTKLSNHLNISKLSLALNYVVSINEVDKVVLGVNSEQQLYEILGSLTTSVSHIDFSEFSLVDEQFINPARWQLN from the coding sequence GTGAAGCTAGCACTAGGTACTGTTCAATTTGGTGTTGACTACGGAATAAGTAACACACTAGGCAAAACACACCGCAAAGAAATAAAAAAAATACTCAATCTCGCTAAAAGCGAAAATATAACGACCATTGATACTGCATCAGCCTATGGTAATGCTGAAGCCGAACTAGGCCAGTGCTCACTAAGTCCATTCAATATAGTTAGTAAAATTCCACCTATACCTGACTTAACCAATGTTGATGATTTTATAACAAAAACTGTTAAACAGTCTCTTTGTGACTTAAATTGTGACGCTTTATATGGATTACTACTTCATCGCTTTGAAGACTTTAATCAATTCCCTGTTGCGCTTGATTGCTTAAAGCAATTAAAGGCAGATAACAAAGTAAAAAAGGTGGGTGTATCTTTATATTCACCACATCAGCTTAGCGATGATGTATTAACATTTGCAGATCTAATTCAGTTACCACTAAATATTCTTGATCAGCGCTTTGTTCTATCAAATTCATTAAAACAGCTAAAAGCTGCGAATGTAGAGATTCATACTCGTTCAGCCTTTCTGCAGGGGTTATTGCTGATGCATAGTGGCACGCATCCAGATTACTTTAAACCTATTGCACCTTTATTGGAAAAGCTCACCAAGCTGAGTAACCACTTAAATATCTCTAAGTTATCGCTAGCATTAAACTATGTGGTTAGTATTAATGAAGTAGATAAAGTGGTTTTAGGCGTCAACAGCGAACAACAGCTTTACGAAATTTTAGGCAGCCTAACAACAAGCGTATCACACATAGATTTCTCTGAGTTTAGCCTAGTTGATGAGCAATTTATTAATCCAGCACGTTGGCAATTAAACTGA
- the pseB gene encoding UDP-N-acetylglucosamine 4,6-dehydratase (inverting): MFDNKTILITGGTGSFGKKYVKTLLERYNPKKIIIFSRDELKQFEMQQEFDQPCMRYFIGDVRDKDRLIRAMRGVNYVIHAAALKQVPAAEYNPMECIKTNINGAENVIDAALDNDVEKVIALSTDKAANPINLYGATKLASDKLFVAANNIAGGNRTTFSVVRYGNVVCSRGSVVPVFQKFIDEGRDHIPITHDEMTRFWINLQQGVDFVLTNFERMLGGEIFVPKIPSIRITDLAKAMAPDLPLKIIGIRPGEKLHEVMCPADLCFETYEYNDHFVIAPGIKFSSRSNDFTVNAIGETGKKVEQGFEYNSLHNSHYMTIDEIREFNTQALS, encoded by the coding sequence ATGTTCGATAACAAAACAATTTTAATCACCGGTGGTACCGGTTCATTCGGGAAAAAATACGTCAAGACACTACTTGAGCGTTACAATCCAAAAAAAATCATTATTTTTTCACGCGATGAACTTAAGCAATTTGAAATGCAACAAGAGTTTGACCAACCTTGTATGCGTTATTTTATTGGCGATGTAAGAGATAAAGACAGATTAATACGTGCCATGCGCGGTGTAAACTACGTTATTCATGCAGCTGCTTTGAAGCAGGTTCCGGCTGCTGAATACAATCCAATGGAATGTATCAAAACAAATATTAATGGGGCCGAAAACGTAATTGATGCAGCCCTTGATAACGATGTTGAAAAAGTAATCGCTTTGTCTACTGATAAGGCTGCAAACCCAATTAATTTGTATGGCGCCACAAAACTGGCATCAGACAAACTTTTTGTAGCCGCTAATAATATTGCAGGTGGCAACCGCACTACCTTTTCTGTTGTTCGCTACGGCAATGTGGTGTGCTCTCGCGGCTCTGTAGTGCCAGTTTTCCAAAAGTTTATTGATGAAGGGCGCGATCACATTCCAATCACACACGATGAAATGACTCGCTTTTGGATAAACCTTCAACAAGGCGTCGATTTTGTACTTACTAATTTTGAACGAATGTTAGGCGGTGAAATTTTCGTTCCTAAAATCCCTTCAATTCGTATTACCGATCTTGCAAAAGCAATGGCACCTGACTTACCACTAAAAATAATTGGTATTCGCCCTGGTGAAAAACTTCATGAGGTTATGTGCCCCGCTGATTTATGTTTTGAAACCTACGAGTACAACGACCACTTTGTTATTGCCCCAGGTATTAAATTTAGTAGCCGTAGTAATGACTTTACCGTGAACGCAATTGGCGAGACTGGCAAAAAGGTAGAGCAAGGATTTGAATATAACTCTCTTCATAATTCGCATTACATGACGATTGATGAGATTAGAGAATTTAACACCCAGGCATTAAGTTAA
- the pseC gene encoding UDP-4-amino-4,6-dideoxy-N-acetyl-beta-L-altrosamine transaminase: MIPYGKQLISQADIDSVVTVLQSDWLTQGPKVPAFEAAISNYCNAQYGIAVNSATSALHIACLALNVSEGDTVWTSPISFVASANCALYCGAKVDFVDIDLATGNMSVSALTDKLISAKQNNCLPKVVIPVHLAGQSCDMKAIYDLSKQYGFKIIEDASHAIGAQYNGNKVGCCEFSDITVFSFHPVKIITSAEGGMAVTNNQPLAKKLQRLRSHGITNDPNEMTEPSHGPWYYQQIELGFNYRMTELQAALGLSQLDKLDEFVTTRNAFAISYSNAFETMPLSHLKQLTQCYSSYHLYVVKLADEYSHLHRHIIEQLRSKGIVSHLHYIPIHTQPFYKAMGFKDSDYPNAMKYYKTAFTIPLHPQLTEQEQSYIINEVGKLL, from the coding sequence ATGATTCCATACGGTAAACAACTAATAAGCCAAGCAGATATTGATAGTGTTGTAACTGTTTTACAGTCTGACTGGCTGACTCAAGGGCCAAAAGTACCGGCTTTTGAAGCTGCTATTTCAAACTATTGTAATGCTCAATATGGTATTGCTGTTAATAGCGCGACTTCGGCACTACATATAGCATGCTTAGCATTAAATGTAAGCGAAGGTGACACTGTTTGGACGTCGCCAATTTCTTTTGTGGCCTCTGCCAATTGTGCGCTTTACTGTGGTGCTAAAGTAGATTTTGTAGATATAGACTTGGCAACTGGCAATATGTCTGTATCAGCCCTTACTGATAAGCTGATTAGCGCAAAACAAAATAATTGTTTACCTAAAGTCGTTATCCCTGTGCACTTGGCAGGCCAATCTTGTGATATGAAAGCCATTTATGATTTATCAAAGCAGTATGGTTTTAAAATCATTGAAGATGCATCACACGCTATTGGCGCGCAATATAATGGCAATAAAGTAGGTTGCTGTGAATTTTCAGATATAACCGTATTTAGTTTTCATCCGGTGAAAATAATTACCTCTGCTGAAGGCGGTATGGCGGTTACTAATAATCAACCGCTTGCAAAAAAACTACAGCGTTTAAGAAGTCATGGGATCACCAATGACCCTAACGAAATGACCGAGCCAAGCCATGGTCCCTGGTATTACCAACAAATAGAGCTTGGCTTTAATTACCGAATGACAGAACTACAAGCTGCACTTGGCCTCAGCCAACTTGATAAACTTGATGAATTTGTCACTACCAGAAACGCATTCGCTATTTCATATTCTAATGCGTTTGAAACTATGCCTCTTTCGCATTTAAAACAACTAACGCAGTGCTATTCAAGCTACCATTTATACGTAGTTAAACTTGCTGACGAATATAGTCACCTTCACAGGCATATTATTGAGCAATTGAGAAGTAAAGGCATTGTTAGTCACCTTCATTATATTCCAATACACACTCAACCTTTTTATAAGGCAATGGGGTTTAAAGACAGCGACTACCCCAACGCGATGAAATATTATAAAACAGCATTCACAATACCTTTGCATCCTCAACTAACAGAGCAAGAACAAAGCTATATTATTAATGAGGTTGGTAAGTTACTGTGA
- a CDS encoding class I SAM-dependent methyltransferase, with product MTTKTSNILKSYYQSLYKEYGDSHKSVQHVSKESQNVRFAIFLDMISSSSRVIDLGCGLGDMLLYLRKNGFTGEYLGYDFVPEFIDVASAKFSSDAKAQFEVFDIYKDEIAQGYDHVLISGVFNNKMTDNMGFLTLTLQKSIRQCEKSVVFNALSTFVEFKNEALFYVSPLELFELCKTTMTPFVSLKHDYVTKPGGYPYEFTMQLSKSETTCY from the coding sequence ATGACTACCAAGACAAGTAATATTTTAAAGTCATATTATCAGTCTCTGTATAAAGAGTATGGTGATAGCCACAAATCAGTACAGCATGTATCTAAAGAATCACAAAACGTAAGGTTTGCGATATTCCTGGATATGATTTCATCAAGTAGTCGAGTTATTGATTTAGGCTGTGGCTTGGGTGATATGCTTTTGTATCTAAGAAAAAACGGCTTTACCGGTGAGTATTTAGGTTACGACTTTGTGCCAGAATTTATAGATGTTGCTAGTGCCAAATTTAGCTCTGATGCAAAAGCTCAGTTTGAAGTGTTTGATATATATAAAGATGAGATAGCACAAGGCTATGACCATGTGCTTATTAGTGGCGTGTTTAATAATAAAATGACTGATAATATGGGCTTTTTAACGTTAACCCTGCAAAAAAGTATTAGGCAGTGTGAGAAGTCGGTTGTTTTTAATGCGTTATCGACATTCGTGGAATTTAAAAATGAAGCTCTTTTTTATGTATCACCCTTAGAGTTATTCGAATTATGCAAAACAACAATGACACCTTTTGTCTCCCTAAAGCATGATTACGTTACTAAGCCAGGTGGTTACCCTTATGAGTTTACAATGCAATTAAGTAAAAGCGAAACAACATGTTATTGA